Proteins encoded by one window of Massilia sp. NR 4-1:
- the astA gene encoding arginine N-succinyltransferase → MLVVRAINASDLDALYGLASQVGTGMTTLKPDMKMLGDRLAIACASFAETIPPEERDYMFVMEDTTSGRLAGVCAIKGAVGLTEPFYNYRIGTLVHSSRELDVFTRMETLYLSNDLTGSSELCSLFLHPDYRSGNTGRLLSKCRFLFIAQFPHLFTKRLIAEMRGYQAPDGSSPFYEGLGRHFFKMDFHHVDDLTALGKKSFIAELMPRQPLYVAYLPQDAQDVVGEVHEATKPARRLLEQEGMYFEGYVDIFDAGPVLQARTSELRAMRDSELASVEIDSDATHACAPNPEPMLVSNTVLKDFRMILSDASPVNGKIDLSAADQKLLGVKAGDTVRTLSLNVRKNTNV, encoded by the coding sequence ATGCTAGTTGTACGCGCCATCAACGCATCCGACCTGGATGCCCTGTACGGTCTGGCCAGCCAGGTCGGCACCGGCATGACCACGCTCAAGCCGGACATGAAAATGCTGGGCGACCGCCTGGCGATCGCCTGCGCCTCCTTCGCCGAGACCATTCCGCCCGAAGAGCGCGACTATATGTTCGTGATGGAAGACACCACCAGCGGCCGCCTGGCCGGGGTGTGCGCCATCAAGGGCGCGGTCGGCCTGACCGAGCCTTTCTACAATTACCGCATCGGCACCCTGGTGCACTCCAGCCGCGAGCTCGATGTGTTCACGCGCATGGAAACCCTGTACCTGTCGAACGATCTGACCGGCAGCTCGGAACTGTGCTCGCTGTTCCTGCATCCCGACTACCGCAGCGGCAATACCGGCCGCCTGCTGTCCAAGTGCCGCTTCCTGTTCATCGCCCAGTTCCCGCATCTGTTCACGAAGCGGCTGATCGCCGAAATGCGCGGCTACCAGGCGCCGGACGGCAGCTCGCCGTTCTACGAAGGCCTGGGCCGCCACTTCTTCAAGATGGACTTCCACCACGTGGACGACCTGACGGCGCTGGGCAAGAAGTCCTTCATCGCCGAGCTGATGCCGCGCCAGCCGCTGTACGTGGCCTATCTGCCGCAGGATGCGCAGGACGTGGTGGGCGAGGTGCACGAGGCGACCAAGCCGGCGCGCCGCCTGCTGGAGCAGGAAGGCATGTATTTCGAAGGCTATGTCGACATCTTCGATGCCGGCCCGGTGCTGCAGGCGCGCACTTCGGAGCTGCGCGCCATGCGCGACAGCGAACTGGCCAGCGTCGAAATCGATAGCGATGCAACCCATGCCTGCGCGCCGAATCCGGAACCGATGCTGGTTTCGAATACGGTGCTCAAGGATTTCCGCATGATCCTGTCCGACGCCAGCCCGGTGAACGGCAAGATCGACCTGTCCGCCGCCGACCAGAAGCTGCTGGGCGTGAAGGCGGGCGACACCGTGCGCACCCTGTCTCTCAACGTGAGGAAGAATACCAATGTCTGA
- the astD gene encoding succinylglutamate-semialdehyde dehydrogenase: MSEQALSNFINGQWKAGSGVELVTVNPANGQQTWASREATAQDVAAACAAAHAAFEAWSWKSLEERIAIVTRFRDLLKENAEELALLISEEVGKPLWEARTEVTTMANKVDISIQSHGARTGETRNTVADGEAVLRHRPHGVFGVFGPYNFPGHLPNGHIVPALIAGNTVVFKPSEYAPRTAVKTVQLWEKAGVPAGVVNLINGGRDTGIALGQNELLDGVLFTGSSQTGAALHRQFGGQPGKLLALEMGGNNPLVVWDAKNTDAAVFMAISSAFISAGQRCTCARRLIVQDTPEADAFIQRLVDVASKIVVGESNAEPAPFMGPVVSAAVAERLVQAQNDMVAKGGKLLLEMRQLKAGTGFVSAGIVDVTDAQGIPDEEWFGPLLQIVRVKDFDSAVRAANNTGFGLAAALISNDESLWKQFQQRARAGIVNWNRPTTGAASSAPFGGVGKSGNHRPSAYYAADYCAYPVASIENGALEMPAKLSPGLNF; encoded by the coding sequence ATGTCTGAACAAGCACTGAGCAACTTCATCAACGGCCAATGGAAGGCCGGCAGCGGCGTTGAGCTGGTCACCGTCAATCCGGCCAACGGCCAGCAGACCTGGGCCAGCCGCGAAGCCACCGCGCAGGACGTGGCCGCCGCTTGCGCCGCCGCGCACGCCGCCTTCGAAGCCTGGTCCTGGAAGTCGCTGGAAGAGCGCATCGCCATCGTCACCCGTTTCCGCGACCTGCTCAAGGAAAACGCCGAAGAGCTGGCGCTGCTGATCTCGGAAGAAGTGGGCAAGCCGCTGTGGGAAGCGCGCACCGAAGTCACCACCATGGCCAACAAGGTCGATATCTCGATCCAGTCCCATGGCGCGCGCACCGGCGAAACGCGCAATACCGTGGCCGATGGCGAGGCCGTGCTGCGCCACCGCCCGCATGGCGTGTTCGGCGTGTTCGGTCCCTACAACTTCCCCGGCCACCTGCCCAACGGCCATATCGTGCCGGCCCTGATCGCCGGTAACACCGTGGTCTTCAAGCCGAGCGAATACGCGCCGCGCACCGCCGTGAAAACCGTCCAGCTGTGGGAAAAAGCCGGCGTGCCGGCCGGCGTGGTGAATCTGATTAATGGCGGCCGCGATACCGGCATCGCCCTGGGCCAGAACGAGCTGCTGGACGGCGTGCTGTTCACCGGCAGCAGCCAGACCGGCGCGGCCCTGCACCGCCAGTTCGGCGGCCAGCCGGGCAAGCTGCTGGCGCTGGAAATGGGCGGCAACAACCCGCTGGTGGTGTGGGATGCGAAAAATACCGACGCCGCCGTCTTCATGGCGATTTCCTCCGCCTTCATCTCGGCCGGCCAGCGCTGCACCTGCGCGCGCCGCCTGATCGTGCAGGATACGCCGGAAGCCGATGCCTTCATCCAGCGCCTGGTGGACGTGGCCAGCAAGATCGTGGTGGGCGAATCGAACGCCGAACCGGCGCCCTTCATGGGACCGGTGGTGTCGGCCGCCGTGGCCGAGCGCCTGGTGCAGGCGCAGAACGATATGGTGGCCAAGGGCGGCAAGCTGCTGCTGGAAATGCGCCAGCTGAAAGCCGGCACCGGCTTCGTTTCGGCCGGCATCGTCGATGTGACCGATGCCCAGGGCATTCCGGACGAGGAATGGTTCGGCCCTCTGCTGCAGATCGTGCGCGTGAAGGACTTCGACAGCGCCGTGCGCGCCGCCAACAACACCGGTTTCGGCCTGGCCGCTGCCCTGATCTCGAACGACGAGTCGCTGTGGAAGCAGTTCCAGCAGCGCGCCCGCGCCGGCATCGTCAACTGGAACCGTCCGACTACCGGCGCGGCCAGCAGCGCGCCATTCGGCGGCGTGGGCAAATCGGGCAACCACCGTCCTAGCGCCTATTACGCGGCCGACTACTGCGCCTATCCGGTTGCATCCATCGAGAACGGCGCGCTGGAAATGCCCGCCAAGCTCTCCCCCGGTCTGAACTTCTGA
- the astB gene encoding N-succinylarginine dihydrolase, which yields MRSAREFNFDGLVGPSHNYAGLSFGNVASFNNVKSASNPKQAALQGLEKMRALAARGFAQALLPPQDRPNFRLLRSLGFSGSNAEVLQQAYKESPVILACAYSASPMWTANAATVSPSADTADGRVHFTPANLNNKLHRAFEHVQSARALRAIFHDGTRFAVHDALPGTPAFGDEGAANHTRLCASHGAQGVEMFVYGRAEFDASAPAPKRYPARHTLEASQAVARLHGIAAARSVFIQQNPDVIDQGVFHNDVIAVGNGNVLFYHEQAFADEAGALSQLRQAMDGVGADLSALRVDTGMVSVADAVASYLFNSQLLSKPDGKMALVVPHECQENAAVARYLQGLVASGGPVDELVHFDLRQSMRNGGGPACLRLRVALTDEESAAMHQGVVMTESLYHTLVAWVEKHYRDRLEPQDLADPALALEVHAALEELSMILGLPGLYDFDL from the coding sequence ATGCGCTCCGCACGCGAATTCAATTTTGACGGCCTGGTAGGCCCGTCGCACAACTACGCCGGCCTGTCCTTTGGCAATGTGGCGTCCTTCAATAACGTGAAGAGCGCATCGAATCCGAAACAGGCGGCTCTGCAAGGCCTGGAGAAAATGCGTGCCCTGGCGGCGCGCGGCTTCGCCCAGGCCCTGCTGCCGCCGCAGGACCGTCCCAACTTCCGCCTGCTGCGCAGCCTGGGCTTCAGCGGCAGCAATGCCGAGGTGCTGCAGCAGGCCTATAAGGAATCGCCGGTGATCCTGGCCTGCGCCTATTCGGCCTCGCCGATGTGGACGGCCAACGCCGCCACCGTCAGCCCATCGGCCGATACCGCCGATGGTCGCGTGCACTTCACCCCGGCGAACCTGAACAACAAGCTGCACCGCGCTTTCGAGCACGTGCAGTCGGCGCGCGCGCTGCGCGCCATCTTCCACGACGGCACCCGCTTCGCCGTGCATGACGCCCTGCCTGGCACGCCGGCTTTCGGCGACGAGGGCGCGGCCAACCACACCCGCCTGTGCGCCAGCCATGGCGCCCAGGGCGTTGAAATGTTCGTGTATGGCCGCGCGGAGTTCGACGCATCGGCCCCGGCGCCGAAGCGCTATCCGGCCCGCCACACGCTGGAAGCTTCGCAGGCGGTGGCCCGCCTGCACGGCATCGCGGCCGCGCGCAGCGTCTTCATCCAGCAGAATCCCGACGTGATCGACCAGGGCGTGTTCCACAACGACGTGATCGCCGTCGGCAACGGCAATGTGCTGTTCTACCACGAGCAGGCTTTTGCCGACGAGGCGGGCGCCTTGTCCCAGCTGCGCCAGGCCATGGACGGCGTGGGCGCGGACCTGAGCGCGCTGCGCGTCGATACCGGCATGGTGTCGGTGGCCGACGCCGTGGCCAGCTATCTGTTCAACAGCCAGCTGCTGTCCAAGCCCGACGGCAAGATGGCCCTGGTGGTGCCGCACGAGTGCCAGGAAAATGCCGCCGTGGCGCGCTATCTGCAAGGCCTGGTGGCCAGCGGCGGCCCGGTCGACGAACTGGTGCACTTCGATCTGCGCCAGAGCATGCGCAATGGCGGCGGGCCTGCCTGCCTGCGTTTGCGCGTGGCGCTGACCGATGAAGAATCTGCTGCAATGCACCAAGGTGTGGTGATGACCGAGTCGCTGTACCATACGCTGGTGGCCTGGGTCGAGAAGCATTACCGCGACCGTCTGGAGCCGCAGGATCTGGCCGATCCGGCGCTGGCGCTGGAAGTGCACGCCGCACTGGAGGAGTTGAGCATGATCCTGGGCCTGCCAGGCCTGTATGATTTTGATTTGTAA
- a CDS encoding NAD-glutamate dehydrogenase domain-containing protein yields the protein MKQMPQELRKQTLELVNASKPADGGQVPALISAWLGALDDEDLADTSPNSLAPLLVEGFTQAARRSSTGCQIAKLRYADGRGGHATALLILNDDMPYLVDSIVMAMRKQRVAVNGVLNAVLSVGRDAAGVVNKVGADGDKQESYVLCLLAEELQGDALQALVQSIEMVARDAAIVRRDLAAMKERFSSVAAAAAAHGEEGQEVAAFLEWAGNEGFEVHGYAYYQVKPGARELERDIPSRIGVLQDTAHPVYGGCLANIPGDFDTLSKRPHTLSIVKADVGGTLHRDQQLDFIGVRNTDSSGAILGEHCFVGLFTRAANLTPLARLPFARGRIAQVLQIAGVRKEGFRAEKFVEILESLPRTEALEAEPQWLAEVCGSVVSLYKQPRTKVFARRDVYARHLNVLVYLPRERYSASVASALAKALQQSSGASHVSSQTLVADGPLARVYLIAHAARYPLDLESDIQRPLLAVLDGWHNSFSELSDAVFDEPLRNSLRKMCSTLPLDYVSATSPSVAFHDLGTILRNGISDRIAVRVELATEANPATSIRLYSVDRVPALSAILPALHNAGVSIEREQAHSIRTEDGKRYYVTSLGVDADSAAKLAREGIAPVAQDLFSALLNDEAEDGRLNGLVIEGGLNTRQVQLVRAYMSYWRQAGTQFSVRYIAESLRRQPAVIKEIVDAFSQRFNPALGEGERNAARDTLQAIKGRLPALNHADTEVILAALIDLILATLRTNYFQNADQGDKIIFKFDTSNLSLVPEPRPFREIYVFSRRFEGVHLRGGPVARGGLRWSDRMEDYRTEVLGLVKAQMVKNAVIVPAGAKGGFVCKQMPKDATRDVVAAEGEAVYRLFIASLLEVTDNRVLGKIVSPEDTVCYDGNDPYLVVAADKGTATFSDIANSIAVKRGFWLGDAFASGGSNGYDHKKMGITAKGAFEAVKRHFYEMGHDMNTTPFTVVGVGDMSGDVFGNGVLLSNQIKLLAAFDHRHIFLDPNPDTAKSFAERQRMFALPRSSWEDYNKELISQGGGVYPRSARAIELSPQVRAALDIEETALAPEELMHRILLAPVDLFYNGGIGTYIKSSAETNAQVKDRANDNIRVNGSELRCKVVAEGGNLGATQSGRIEFALAGGRIFTDAIDNSAGVDCSDHEVNAKMWLDVEMNAGQLSEADRNRVLNDMTGDIERLVLRDNTQQTRLLVREAQAQGESAVQDGYAALIASLEEEGALSRELEQLPSVAELARRKADGRCLTTPELAVVIANVKNRYKRILSALPLTEESWAEPVLKPYFPDLLVATRSALAHPLANAILATVLANEVVNRCGPLMLRDLAAQHGGSESDVILAWGQAWSALNLAPIFDTLDADALNVPRAVAIKADARTRSMLKAVIEGVLAVPREQLRSGPGVAELTRLFAEPVLLKQLVAGQTESDADAHPELRAEFVQAWKAVDAIEGVAAFVFAALSVKRPAGMDLPAFLQVGMSLRSQAGIDTLERGLKLPALSKSQEQLRSYAQQALRRTQQRLLTQVLQRATNGHDAAEAVEVVTCTLGLSGYAAASDLEQAMLDVWALSEATNTGNLAQAA from the coding sequence ATGAAACAAATGCCGCAAGAGCTGAGAAAACAGACGCTGGAACTGGTCAACGCGAGCAAGCCTGCCGATGGCGGGCAGGTGCCGGCCCTGATCAGTGCCTGGCTGGGCGCGTTGGACGATGAGGATCTGGCGGACACCTCGCCCAATAGTCTTGCTCCCTTGCTGGTAGAAGGTTTCACCCAGGCCGCGCGCCGCAGCAGCACCGGCTGCCAGATCGCCAAGCTGCGCTACGCCGATGGCCGTGGCGGCCATGCCACGGCCCTGCTGATCCTGAACGACGACATGCCTTATCTGGTGGACTCCATCGTCATGGCGATGCGCAAGCAACGCGTGGCCGTGAATGGCGTCCTGAACGCGGTGCTGAGCGTGGGCCGCGACGCGGCCGGCGTGGTGAACAAGGTCGGCGCCGACGGCGACAAGCAGGAATCCTATGTGCTTTGCCTGCTGGCCGAAGAGCTGCAAGGCGACGCTCTGCAGGCGCTGGTGCAAAGCATCGAGATGGTGGCGCGCGACGCGGCCATCGTGCGGCGCGACCTGGCGGCGATGAAGGAGCGCTTCAGCAGCGTGGCCGCCGCCGCTGCCGCCCATGGCGAGGAAGGGCAGGAAGTGGCTGCCTTCCTGGAGTGGGCCGGCAATGAAGGCTTTGAAGTGCACGGCTATGCCTACTACCAGGTCAAGCCGGGCGCGCGCGAGCTGGAACGCGATATTCCAAGCCGCATCGGCGTGCTGCAGGATACGGCGCATCCCGTGTACGGCGGCTGCCTGGCCAATATCCCGGGCGACTTCGACACCCTGTCCAAGCGTCCGCACACCCTGTCCATCGTCAAGGCCGACGTGGGCGGCACCCTGCACCGCGACCAGCAGCTGGACTTCATCGGCGTGCGCAACACCGACTCCAGCGGCGCCATTCTGGGCGAGCATTGCTTCGTCGGCCTGTTCACCCGTGCCGCCAACCTGACCCCGCTGGCCCGCCTGCCGTTCGCCCGCGGCCGCATCGCCCAGGTGCTGCAGATCGCCGGCGTGCGCAAGGAAGGTTTCCGCGCCGAGAAATTCGTCGAGATCCTGGAATCGCTGCCGCGCACCGAAGCGCTGGAAGCCGAACCGCAATGGCTGGCCGAGGTGTGCGGTTCCGTGGTGTCGCTGTACAAGCAGCCGCGCACCAAGGTCTTCGCGCGCCGCGACGTGTATGCGCGCCACCTGAACGTGCTGGTGTACCTGCCGCGCGAACGCTATAGCGCCAGCGTCGCGTCGGCGCTGGCCAAAGCCCTGCAGCAAAGCTCGGGCGCCAGCCATGTCAGCTCGCAGACCCTGGTGGCCGACGGTCCACTGGCCCGCGTCTATCTGATCGCCCACGCCGCGCGCTATCCGCTCGACCTGGAAAGCGATATCCAGCGTCCGCTGCTGGCGGTGCTGGACGGCTGGCACAACAGCTTCTCCGAACTGTCCGACGCCGTGTTCGACGAGCCGCTGCGCAACAGCCTGCGCAAGATGTGCTCGACCCTGCCGCTCGATTACGTCAGCGCGACCTCGCCGAGCGTGGCTTTCCACGATCTGGGCACCATTCTGCGCAACGGCATCAGCGACCGCATCGCCGTGCGCGTGGAACTGGCGACCGAAGCCAATCCGGCCACCTCCATCCGTCTGTATTCGGTGGACCGCGTGCCTGCGCTGTCGGCCATTCTGCCGGCCCTGCATAACGCCGGCGTGTCGATCGAGCGCGAACAGGCGCATTCGATCCGCACCGAAGACGGCAAGCGTTACTACGTCACCAGCCTGGGCGTGGATGCCGACAGCGCCGCCAAGCTGGCGCGCGAAGGCATCGCGCCCGTGGCCCAGGATCTGTTCAGCGCCCTGCTCAACGACGAAGCCGAAGACGGCCGCCTGAATGGCCTGGTGATCGAAGGCGGTCTGAATACCCGCCAGGTGCAGCTGGTGCGCGCCTATATGAGCTACTGGCGCCAGGCCGGCACACAGTTCTCGGTGCGCTACATCGCCGAAAGCCTGCGCCGCCAGCCCGCCGTGATCAAGGAAATCGTCGACGCCTTCAGCCAGCGCTTCAATCCCGCGCTGGGCGAAGGCGAACGCAATGCCGCGCGCGACACGCTGCAAGCGATCAAAGGCCGCCTGCCTGCGCTGAACCATGCGGATACGGAAGTGATCCTGGCCGCGCTGATCGACCTGATTCTGGCGACCCTGCGCACCAACTACTTCCAGAACGCCGACCAGGGCGACAAGATCATCTTCAAGTTCGACACCAGCAATCTGTCGCTGGTGCCGGAACCGCGTCCTTTCCGCGAAATCTATGTGTTCTCGCGCCGCTTCGAAGGCGTGCACCTGCGCGGCGGCCCTGTGGCGCGCGGCGGCCTGCGCTGGTCCGACCGCATGGAAGACTACCGCACCGAGGTGCTGGGCCTAGTGAAGGCGCAGATGGTGAAGAACGCCGTGATCGTGCCTGCGGGCGCCAAGGGCGGCTTCGTCTGTAAGCAGATGCCGAAAGACGCCACGCGCGACGTGGTGGCGGCCGAAGGCGAAGCAGTCTACCGCCTGTTCATCGCCAGCCTGCTGGAAGTGACCGACAACCGCGTGCTGGGCAAGATCGTCTCGCCTGAAGACACGGTCTGCTACGACGGCAACGACCCGTACCTGGTGGTGGCCGCCGACAAGGGCACCGCGACCTTCTCCGACATCGCCAACAGCATCGCCGTCAAGCGCGGCTTCTGGCTGGGCGACGCTTTCGCCTCGGGCGGCTCGAACGGCTATGACCACAAGAAGATGGGCATCACCGCCAAGGGCGCCTTCGAAGCGGTCAAGCGCCACTTCTACGAGATGGGCCACGATATGAACACCACCCCGTTCACCGTGGTGGGTGTGGGCGATATGTCGGGCGACGTGTTCGGCAACGGCGTGCTGCTGTCGAACCAGATCAAGCTGCTGGCGGCCTTCGACCACCGCCACATCTTCCTCGATCCGAATCCGGACACCGCCAAATCCTTCGCCGAGCGCCAGCGCATGTTCGCCCTGCCGCGCTCCTCGTGGGAAGACTACAACAAGGAACTGATCTCGCAGGGCGGCGGCGTGTATCCGCGCAGCGCCCGTGCCATCGAGCTGTCGCCGCAAGTGCGCGCCGCGCTCGATATCGAGGAAACCGCGCTGGCGCCGGAAGAGCTGATGCACCGCATCCTGCTGGCGCCCGTGGATCTGTTCTACAACGGCGGTATCGGCACCTATATCAAGTCCTCGGCTGAAACCAATGCCCAGGTCAAGGACCGCGCCAACGACAATATCCGCGTCAACGGCAGTGAGCTGCGCTGCAAGGTGGTGGCCGAAGGCGGCAATCTGGGCGCGACCCAGTCCGGCCGCATCGAGTTCGCCCTGGCGGGCGGCCGCATCTTCACCGATGCGATCGACAACTCGGCCGGCGTGGACTGCTCCGACCACGAGGTGAACGCGAAGATGTGGCTGGACGTGGAAATGAACGCCGGCCAGTTGAGCGAAGCGGACCGCAACCGCGTGCTGAACGATATGACCGGCGACATCGAGCGCCTGGTCCTGCGCGACAACACCCAGCAAACCCGTTTGCTGGTGCGCGAGGCGCAAGCCCAGGGCGAGAGCGCGGTACAGGATGGCTACGCCGCCCTGATCGCCAGCCTGGAGGAAGAGGGCGCCCTGTCGCGCGAGCTGGAGCAGCTGCCGAGCGTGGCCGAGCTGGCGCGCCGCAAGGCCGATGGCCGCTGCCTGACCACGCCGGAACTGGCGGTGGTGATCGCCAACGTGAAGAACCGCTACAAGCGCATCTTGTCGGCCCTGCCGCTGACCGAGGAAAGCTGGGCCGAGCCGGTGCTCAAGCCTTACTTCCCCGACCTGCTGGTGGCGACCCGCTCCGCGCTGGCCCACCCGCTGGCCAACGCCATCCTGGCCACCGTGCTGGCGAACGAAGTGGTGAACCGCTGCGGTCCGCTGATGCTGCGCGACCTGGCGGCCCAGCATGGCGGCAGCGAGTCCGACGTGATTCTGGCCTGGGGCCAGGCATGGTCGGCGCTGAACCTGGCGCCGATCTTCGACACCCTGGATGCCGATGCGCTGAACGTGCCGCGCGCCGTGGCGATCAAGGCCGATGCGCGCACCCGCAGCATGCTGAAGGCCGTGATCGAAGGCGTGCTGGCGGTGCCGCGCGAGCAGCTGCGCTCCGGCCCTGGCGTGGCTGAGCTGACCCGCCTGTTCGCCGAGCCGGTCCTGCTCAAGCAATTGGTGGCTGGCCAGACCGAGTCCGATGCGGATGCGCATCCAGAGCTGCGCGCCGAATTCGTGCAAGCCTGGAAAGCGGTCGACGCCATCGAAGGCGTGGCAGCCTTCGTGTTTGCCGCGCTGTCGGTGAAGCGTCCGGCGGGCATGGACCTGCCAGCCTTCCTGCAAGTGGGCATGTCCCTGCGCAGCCAGGCCGGCATCGATACGCTGGAACGCGGCCTGAAACTGCCGGCCCTGAGCAAATCGCAGGAACAGCTGCGCAGCTACGCCCAGCAAGCCCTGCGCCGCACCCAGCAACGCCTGCTGACCCAGGTGCTGCAGCGCGCCACGAATGGCCACGACGCGGCCGAAGCGGTGGAGGTCGTGACCTGCACCCTGGGCCTGTCCGGCTACGCGGCGGCGAGCGATCTGGAACAAGCGATGCTGGACGTGTGGGCGCTGTCCGAAGCGACCAATACCGGCAATCTGGCACAGGCAGCATAA
- a CDS encoding succinylglutamate desuccinylase, producing MANEVNAASTGGASALPDAVRALAEADFGAVARSFTNAGFSVTEPADGILTIRQPRTAGAAAVRPALLVSVGVHGDETGPIEVVAWLLDALAREPQALAVDLMICVGNIGAIRAGRRFIDADLNRMFRAERGTLEGTAEAARADVMIAATTDFFQDAGPQRWHLDLHTAIRPSVYPMFAIVPDLIADDARHGLIGWLGQAGIEAIIMNPASAGTYSYYSAEHHGAAGTTVELGRIGTLGQNDLSQFVHASQALDDLLRGAGLRPAVTQPHVFKVAQNIIKLSDGFTMAFGRETQNFTALPQGAEIARDGDKVYTVQHAEELVVFPNPDVRIGLRAGMMVVRVS from the coding sequence ATGGCAAATGAAGTAAATGCAGCAAGCACCGGCGGCGCATCCGCGCTGCCGGACGCGGTACGCGCGCTGGCGGAGGCCGATTTTGGCGCCGTCGCGCGCAGTTTCACCAATGCCGGTTTCAGCGTCACCGAGCCGGCCGACGGCATCCTGACCATCCGCCAGCCGCGGACTGCTGGCGCGGCGGCGGTTCGTCCGGCGCTGCTGGTTTCAGTTGGCGTGCATGGCGACGAGACCGGGCCGATCGAAGTGGTGGCCTGGCTGCTCGACGCCCTGGCGCGCGAGCCGCAGGCGCTGGCCGTGGACCTGATGATCTGCGTCGGCAATATCGGCGCCATCCGCGCCGGCAGGCGTTTTATCGATGCGGACCTGAACCGCATGTTCCGCGCCGAGCGCGGCACGCTGGAGGGCACGGCCGAAGCCGCGCGCGCCGACGTGATGATCGCCGCCACCACCGACTTCTTCCAGGATGCCGGGCCGCAGCGCTGGCATCTGGATCTGCACACGGCGATCCGTCCCTCGGTGTATCCGATGTTCGCCATCGTGCCGGATTTGATCGCCGATGACGCCCGGCATGGCCTGATTGGCTGGCTGGGCCAGGCCGGGATCGAAGCCATCATCATGAACCCCGCTTCCGCCGGCACCTACAGCTATTACAGCGCCGAGCACCACGGTGCCGCCGGCACCACGGTGGAATTGGGCCGCATCGGCACCCTGGGCCAGAATGACCTGAGCCAGTTCGTGCACGCCTCGCAGGCGCTGGACGACCTGCTGCGCGGCGCCGGCCTGCGTCCCGCCGTGACGCAGCCGCATGTGTTCAAGGTCGCGCAGAACATCATCAAGCTCAGTGACGGCTTTACCATGGCCTTCGGCCGCGAGACGCAAAACTTCACGGCCCTGCCGCAAGGCGCCGAAATCGCCCGCGACGGCGACAAGGTCTACACCGTGCAGCACGCCGAGGAACTGGTGGTCTTCCCCAACCCCGACGTGCGCATCGGCCTGCGCGCCGGCATGATGGTGGTGCGCGTTTCCTGA
- a CDS encoding DUF1993 family protein: protein MPLSMYQISVPAFVRGLKVLSDLLKKGEEFAEEQGMIPDVLFNASLAADMMPLSAQVQHACDTAKMSVARLSGVKAPSMEDNEASFQQLQERIAATLAYLESVDRELVEQSESKEITLNWEAIQPTFSGADYQISFGLPNFYFHLVTAYGILRSQGVDIGKIDYLGPYPQ from the coding sequence ATGCCGCTGTCGATGTATCAGATTTCGGTGCCCGCTTTCGTGCGCGGCTTGAAAGTGCTGTCGGACTTGCTGAAGAAGGGCGAGGAGTTCGCGGAGGAGCAGGGCATGATCCCCGATGTGCTGTTCAACGCCAGTCTGGCTGCGGATATGATGCCGCTCTCGGCCCAGGTGCAGCATGCCTGCGATACGGCCAAGATGTCGGTGGCCCGCCTGTCCGGCGTGAAGGCGCCGTCGATGGAGGATAACGAAGCGAGCTTCCAGCAGCTGCAGGAGCGCATCGCGGCCACGCTGGCGTATCTGGAAAGCGTGGACCGCGAGCTGGTCGAGCAGTCCGAATCGAAAGAGATCACCCTCAACTGGGAAGCCATCCAGCCCACCTTCAGCGGCGCGGATTACCAGATCAGCTTCGGCCTGCCCAATTTCTACTTCCACCTCGTCACCGCCTACGGCATCCTGCGCAGCCAGGGTGTCGATATCGGCAAGATCGATTATCTCGGTCCCTATCCGCAATAA
- a CDS encoding glycine zipper 2TM domain-containing protein produces MYKKIPTSTAPRIHPLVAGAAISVTLLSLVGTAAIAGWLPSSRGEPSAQMQPAMVQPTSAISGQGASAPSTPAASAPAPGFIQVSAPVPANAVPAPAPQAAPAPQAAPVQHKPRVQRVSHEQPRSEARYEEGRSAPREPQVSQQQQGPNYVGIGAGALIGGLLGNQVGSGNGRKLATIAGAIGGGYIGNEIQNRQQNPQR; encoded by the coding sequence ATGTACAAGAAGATCCCGACCAGCACCGCACCACGCATTCATCCCCTGGTGGCCGGCGCAGCCATTTCCGTGACTTTGCTCAGCCTCGTTGGAACAGCGGCGATTGCCGGCTGGCTGCCGTCCTCGCGCGGCGAGCCGTCGGCGCAGATGCAACCCGCCATGGTGCAGCCGACCAGCGCCATCAGCGGACAGGGTGCGTCAGCGCCGTCCACCCCGGCCGCCAGCGCACCGGCTCCCGGCTTCATCCAGGTTTCGGCTCCTGTCCCGGCCAATGCCGTGCCGGCTCCAGCCCCACAGGCCGCACCAGCGCCGCAAGCGGCTCCCGTGCAGCACAAGCCGCGCGTGCAGCGCGTCAGCCACGAACAGCCGCGCAGCGAGGCGCGCTATGAAGAAGGGCGTTCCGCGCCGCGCGAACCACAGGTCAGCCAGCAGCAGCAAGGCCCGAACTATGTGGGCATCGGCGCCGGTGCGCTGATCGGCGGCCTGCTGGGCAACCAGGTGGGCAGCGGCAATGGCCGCAAACTGGCCACCATCGCCGGCGCCATCGGCGGCGGCTATATCGGCAACGAGATCCAGAACCGCCAGCAGAACCCGCAGCGCTAA